The Deinobacterium chartae genome contains a region encoding:
- a CDS encoding branched-chain amino acid ABC transporter permease: MSAATNVPAPKRRTWWPWVLGGLLAVLAVLFPLLPFGPRAEFATQTAIFTLIIATLALSWDLLARTGQLSLAHAAFYGIGAYTFALLAKYGPAWMTWPVEMLLAALVAALFSLLLGMATLRLSGMYFAIATLAFSEVVKTVIQNLPESIAGGANGMLVEPLLGGQTRAQYYLALGVLLLAVLTSLWVRASRLHYAFTAIRQGEEVARVLGVASTPYKLLAFFLSSFLAGLAGVLYAGKTFFIIPTDTFSLSVSVTALTTAIFGGLYTTLGPVIAAAVLTVIEELLKLRIPNGYLVVYGLILILTILFLPRGLMGLGRKK, encoded by the coding sequence ATGAGTGCGGCCACCAACGTTCCCGCACCGAAGCGCCGCACGTGGTGGCCCTGGGTGCTGGGCGGCCTGCTGGCCGTGCTGGCCGTGCTGTTCCCGCTGCTCCCCTTTGGCCCGCGTGCCGAGTTCGCCACCCAGACCGCCATCTTCACCCTGATCATTGCCACGCTGGCCCTCTCCTGGGACCTGCTGGCCCGCACCGGGCAGCTGAGCCTGGCGCACGCGGCCTTTTACGGCATCGGGGCCTACACCTTCGCGCTGCTGGCCAAGTACGGCCCGGCCTGGATGACCTGGCCGGTCGAGATGCTGCTGGCCGCGCTGGTCGCGGCGCTGTTCAGCCTGCTGCTGGGCATGGCCACCCTGCGGCTCTCGGGCATGTACTTCGCCATCGCCACCCTGGCGTTCAGCGAGGTGGTCAAGACCGTGATCCAGAACCTGCCCGAGTCCATCGCGGGCGGCGCGAACGGCATGCTGGTCGAACCGCTGCTGGGCGGCCAGACCCGCGCGCAGTACTACCTGGCCCTCGGCGTGCTGCTGCTGGCAGTACTGACCAGCCTGTGGGTGCGCGCGAGCCGCCTGCACTACGCCTTTACCGCCATCCGCCAGGGCGAGGAGGTCGCGCGGGTGCTGGGTGTGGCCTCCACACCCTACAAACTGCTGGCCTTCTTCCTGTCGTCGTTCCTGGCCGGTCTGGCCGGGGTGCTGTACGCGGGCAAGACCTTCTTCATCATTCCCACCGACACCTTCAGCCTGTCGGTCTCGGTCACGGCGCTCACCACCGCCATCTTCGGCGGCCTGTACACCACGCTGGGCCCGGTGATCGCGGCGGCGGTGCTGACCGTGATCGAAGAACTGCTCAAGCTGCGCATTCCCAACGGCTACCTGGTGGTCTACGGCCTGATCCTGATCCTGACCATCTTGTTCCTGCCGCGCGGCCTGATGGGCCTGGGGAGGAAAAAATGA
- a CDS encoding ABC transporter ATP-binding protein, translating to MSLLEAHGLSKRFGGLKAVSELSFHLEEGEILGVIGPNGAGKTTLLNLLSGVYVPDAGRLVLGGQDLTHAPMERRCHAGLGRAFQVVRPFPEMSVFDNVLVGALFGKPGGRLQEARARTEAILALTDLEAVADRNAHDLSLLQDKRLEVARALATQPRVLLLDEVMAGLRPTEAQEAVGLVKRVRASGVSVLFIEHVMPVVRELADRVLVMDYGQKLAEGSYLEVTSDPRVVEAYLGADEEDVA from the coding sequence ATGAGCCTGCTCGAGGCACACGGCCTCTCCAAGCGCTTCGGCGGCTTAAAGGCGGTTTCGGAACTGTCGTTTCACCTCGAGGAGGGCGAGATCTTGGGGGTCATCGGCCCCAACGGGGCCGGCAAGACCACGCTGCTCAACCTGCTCTCGGGCGTGTACGTGCCCGACGCGGGCCGACTGGTGCTCGGCGGCCAGGACCTGACCCACGCGCCCATGGAGCGGCGCTGCCACGCCGGGCTGGGCCGGGCCTTCCAGGTCGTGCGTCCCTTTCCGGAAATGAGCGTTTTTGACAACGTGCTGGTGGGTGCTCTGTTCGGCAAGCCGGGCGGACGGCTGCAGGAGGCGCGGGCCCGCACCGAGGCGATCCTTGCGCTCACCGACCTCGAGGCGGTGGCGGACCGCAACGCGCACGACCTGAGCCTGCTGCAGGACAAGCGCCTCGAGGTGGCGCGCGCGCTGGCGACTCAGCCGCGGGTGCTGCTGCTCGACGAGGTGATGGCGGGCCTGCGCCCCACCGAGGCGCAGGAGGCGGTCGGGCTGGTCAAGCGCGTGCGCGCTTCGGGCGTGAGCGTTTTGTTCATCGAGCACGTGATGCCGGTGGTGCGCGAACTGGCCGACCGGGTGCTGGTGATGGACTACGGACAGAAGCTGGCCGAGGGCAGCTACCTCGAGGTGACCTCGGACCCCCGGGTGGTCGAGGCCTACCTGGGCGCGGACGAGGAGGATGTGGCGTGA
- a CDS encoding ATP-binding cassette domain-containing protein, producing MRLEIENLQAGYGKAQVLWDVTVTVEEGEFVAVIGANGAGKTTTLRAVSGLIRPRGGSIRLGGVDLRSLSGGQIVRLGLGHVPEGRQLFSGMTVLENLELGAQVREEAWKARHSTLREVYTLFPRLEERAAQKAGTLSGGEQQMVAVGRALMGLPRVMLVDEPSLGLSPLMTSVLFGALSAVHRRGVGVLLVEQNVRRSLQLASRAYVLENGRVVREGSGGALLEDPQVREAYLAM from the coding sequence GTGAGGCTCGAGATCGAGAACCTGCAGGCGGGCTACGGCAAGGCCCAGGTGCTGTGGGACGTGACCGTCACCGTGGAAGAGGGCGAGTTCGTGGCGGTGATCGGTGCCAACGGGGCTGGCAAGACCACCACCTTGCGCGCGGTGTCGGGCCTGATCCGCCCCAGAGGGGGCAGCATCCGGCTGGGCGGGGTGGACCTGCGCAGCCTCTCGGGCGGGCAGATCGTGCGCCTGGGGCTGGGTCACGTTCCCGAGGGCCGTCAGCTGTTTTCCGGCATGACCGTGCTGGAAAACCTCGAACTGGGCGCGCAGGTCCGCGAGGAAGCCTGGAAGGCGCGTCACAGCACGCTGCGCGAGGTGTACACGCTGTTCCCGCGCCTTGAGGAGCGCGCCGCGCAGAAGGCCGGGACGCTCTCGGGCGGCGAGCAGCAGATGGTGGCGGTGGGCCGCGCCCTGATGGGCCTGCCGCGGGTGATGCTGGTGGACGAGCCCAGCCTGGGCCTCTCGCCGCTGATGACCTCGGTGCTGTTCGGAGCGCTCTCGGCGGTGCACCGCCGGGGCGTGGGCGTGCTGCTGGTCGAGCAGAACGTGCGCCGCAGCCTGCAGCTCGCCTCGAGGGCCTACGTGCTCGAAAACGGCCGGGTGGTGCGCGAGGGCAGCGGCGGGGCGCTGCTCGAGGACCCGCAGGTGCGCGAAGCCTATCTGGCCATGTGA